In Dysidea avara chromosome 3, odDysAvar1.4, whole genome shotgun sequence, a single window of DNA contains:
- the LOC136248953 gene encoding cyclin-dependent kinase 12-like: MMSEPSDNAGSKQSDNRALASIRSLYKTPTPEVEAISNDSRERQSPVADDTRLLPYLGMKTDPISDDEEETGEIKDTSPPVQNSPRSQPTAAVSTSRTSTSKKKKRKDKHESRSPKKRKSRKRDRSESHERGRKHSSSPKRKKKHHKKDSSPKRTDSSPKRRESSPKKRDTSPKKESSSKHKDVSPKRDISPKESGSKHHKRTTSPKLRKETSPKRKDSKSSKSKVVPKRYRSPSPDGKTKPKRYRSASPSDDSSTERHSKKKHSRHKHNKYDEISSDSSFFSPRTPEPPVVHRRKSRSPAYYGHTAEYRESRNYRTYQSRERSPDSDYGYSRRRFRSPSPEFRRRFSRRSPPPSPPRSNFNRRKGRYSPAHHGRDRSPSPRRRSPSPRRRSPSPRRRSPSPRRRSPSPRRRSPSPRRSPSPRRNNRSTSKFEEGRFKDKRPSRVSEQRESMDTQEEQKYGEVKHEERVPPPPPPVVEIPPPPLPSDIPPPPPTEMVVQPPLPPAVSSTAPPPLPGSRTTMPIPSAIIPPIPTNILPLPGGIVPPPPSFMVPPPSLPAVNPVPSSTPQMVSPAPTVPASFVPSIVMPLSLDTKAPSKVAVVTTPSESTPKPATPATPVPVTPSTPQPANTPVATLPPKVVAPPKVVAPPQPSHNLLTVQNSIARCVDAFEIISQVGEGAFGQVYKAREIDTGEMVALKKVRTDNEREREGFPITAIREIKILRQLSHPNIINLKEIVTDKQNALDFRGDKGAFFLVFEYCDHDLMGLLDSGMVTLTLEHIQSLCRQLVEALEYCHSKKFLHRDLKCSNIMLNNMGKLKLGDFGLARRYHADDPTRLYTNHVITLWYRPPELLLGQEHYGPAIDMWSCGCILGEMFTKKPIFQAHNEILQLDVISRVCGAPTPAEWPDVIALPLFKTMKLKKNYRRRLIEEFSRVIPEPALELMDKMLALDPTKRISAEESLKHPFLDINPDDISPPDLPRDQDCHEMWCKQKRKKEREAQKQRNEVAGNNNNSVNPISENRLQEEPKGTPPLFPQQQIPKDVPPGRPTLGSLSVPLPTAPALNTSILESLPGNAPSTTNRQSNLSSISLLMKNSHLDELTQITAQIQQLQSNDKTNKDIQQAIYKAKQKQLAILSQLTVAQQTKIAQTLSMAITSQSEQKGVKNTLQQFLNLVKPDAASSSTKPPSLLEKQETKSSPIMGRHAYDYDNQVPPPVLPNMQTFDYGNQSNKEFERVAVEQLDWEKHHGAHPPQQQPLDYPRRQHNDRYDGWHP; the protein is encoded by the exons ATGATGAGCGAACCATCTGACAATGCCGGCTCAAAGCAAAGTGATAATCGCGCCTTGGCCAGCATCCGCTCGCTGTACAAAACACCAACGCCTGAAGTGGAGGCAATCAGTAACGACTCACGTGAAAGACAGTCACCGGTAGCTGACGACACGAGGTTGTTACCGTATCTTGGAATGAAGACAGACCCGATAagtgatgatgaagaagaaACGGGTGAAATAAAGGATACTTCGCCACCTGTGCAGAACTCGCCCCGATCTCAGCCAACTGCGGCAGTATCGACGTCACGAACTAGTACTAGCAAAAAGAAGAAACGAAAGGATAAACATGAATCAAGGAGCCCAAAGAAGCGAAAAAGTAGGAAAAGAGACAGGAGTGAAAGCCACGAGAGAGGTAGGAAACATTCTTCATCTcccaagaggaagaaaaaacaCCACAAAAAGGATTCCAGTCCAAAGAGAACAGATTCTAGTCCCAAAAGGAGGGAATCTAGTCCCAAGAAAAGAGACACAAGTCCCAAGAAAGAATCCAGTTCAAAGCACAAAGATGTAAGTCCTAAGCGGGACATTAGTCCAAAGGAGTCCGGTTCAAAACACCACAAAAGAACCACAAGTCCCAAGCTACGTAAGGAAACAAGCCCAAAGCGTAAGGACTCAAAGTCATCTAAATCAAAGGTGGTACCAAAACGTTATCGCAGTCCTAGTCCAGACGGGAAGACAAAGCCGAAGCGCTATCGATCAGCTAGCCCAAGTGATGATAGCTCAACAGAACGTCATTCAAAAAAGAAACATTCTCGTCACAAGCACAATAAATATGATGAGATTTCATCAGACTCAAGTTTCTTTTCACCACGAACTCCAGAACCTCCAGTTGTACACCGAAGAAAATCTCGATCACCAGCTTATTATGGACACACAGCAGAATACAGGGAAAGTAGAAATTACCGAACATATCAATCCAGAGAAAGATCACCAGACTCTGATTATGGTTACTCAAGGAGAAGGTTTCGATCACCAAGTCCCGAGTTTAGAAGGCGATTTTCACGACGTTCACCACCACCAAGCCCCCCTAGGAGTAATTTCAACCGCCGTAAAGGCAGGTACTCACCTGCTCATCATGGCAGAGATCGATCACCTAGTCCTAGAAGAAGATCACCCAGTCCTAGAAGAAGATCACCCAGTCCTAGAAGAAGATCACCCAGTCCTAGAAGAAGATCACCCAGTCCTAGAAGAAGATCACCCAGCCCTAGAAGATCACCCAGTCCTAGAAGAAACAATAGATCAACTAGCAAATTTGAGGAAGGCAGGTTCAAAGATAAAAGACCATCAAGAGTTAGTGAGCAGAGGGAATCAATGGACACTCAAGAAGAGCAGAAATATGGCGAGGTAAAACACGAAGAGAGAGTACCACCACCTCCGCCGCCAGTAGTTGAAATACCTCCCCCTCCTTTACCATCTGACATTCCTCCTCCACCCCCCACCGAGATGGTTGTTCAGCCACCCTTGCCACCAGCTGTGTCATCTACTGCTCCTCCACCACTGCCAGGAAGTAGAACAACTATGCCAATTCCGAGTGCTATTATTCCTCCTATTCCCACCAATATATTACCATTACCTGGTGGAATTGTGCCGCCACCACCATCATTTATGGTCCCGCCGCCGTCATTGCCAGCTGTAAACCCTGTACCATCATCAACGCCTCAAATGGTGTCACCTGCTCCTACTGTCCCCGCATCGTTTGTGCCATCAATTGTAATGCCGTTGAGTCTGGATACCAAGGCTCCTTCTAAAGTAGCTGTCGTGACTACACCAAGTGAAAGTACTCCTAAACCTGCTACACCTGCTACACCAGTTCCAGTGACACCAAGTACTCCACAGCCAGCTAACACACCAGTTGCTACACTGCCACCTAAAGTAGTTGCACCACCAAAGGTTGTTGCTCCCCCACAGCCTTCCCATAACCTGCTAACTGTCCAGAACTCTATAGCAAGATGTGTGGATGCTTTTGAGATAATCTCTCAGGTGGGAGAAGGAGCTTTTGGCCAA GTGTACAAAGCTCGTGAAATTGACACAGGTGAAATGGTAGCATTGAAGAAAGTACGCACAGACAATGAACGTGAGAGAGAAGGATTTCCTATCACAGCCATCAGAGAAATTAAGATTCTTCGTCAGTTGTCTCATCCCAATATTATCAACTTGAAAGAGATCGTAACGGACAAACAAAATGCACTGGATTTCCGTGGGGACAAGG GTGCCTTCTTTTTAGTATTTGAGTATTGTGATCACGATTTGATGGGCTTGTTAGACTCAGGCATGGTGACATTAACACTTGAGCACATCCAATCTCTTTGCAGACAGCTAGTAGAGGCTCTAGAATACTGTCACTCCAAGAAATTTCTTcatagagatttaaaatgctcCAACATTATGTTGAACAATAT GGGAAAACTCAAGTTGGGGGATTTTGGGCTTGCAAGGCGTTACCATGCTGATGATCCCACTCGTCTCTACACTAATCATGTGATAACGTTGTGGTACCGCCCACCAGAATTGCTACTTGGTCAAGAACATTATGGGCCTGCTATAGATATGTGGTCTTGTGG GTGCATTCTTGGAGAAATGTTTACAAAGAAGCCAATATTCCAAGCCCACAATGAGATTCTCCAGTTAGATGTTATCAGTCGAGTATGTGGTGCACCAACACCAGCAGAATGGCCAGACGTGATTGCCCTTCCTCTCTTTAAAACAATGAAACTGAAGAAAAACTACCGGAGGCGATTAATAGAAGAATTTTCCAG GGTCATCCCAGAGCCAGCACTAGAGTTGATGGACAAAATGTTAGCCTTAGATCCCACTAAGAGGATTAGTGCTGAGGAATCCTTGAAGCACCCTTTTCTAGACATTAATCCTGACGATATTTCTCCACCAGA TCTGCCAAGGGATCAAGACTGCCACGAGATGTGGTGTAAACAGAAGCGGAAGAAGGAACGTGAAGCTCAGAAGCAACGCAACGAAGTAGCtggcaacaacaacaacagcgtCAACCCAATTAGTGAGAACCGCTTACAGGAAGAACCAAAGGGAACACCACCATTGTTTCCACAGCAACAAATTCCGAAAGACGTTCCCCCAGGAAGGCCTACCCTTGGTTCTTTGTCAGTTCCTCTTCCTACTGCTCCTGCCCTGAATACCAGCATCCTAGAGTCGCTACCTGGCAATGCTCCAAGTACGACTAACAGACAATCAAATTTGTCATCAATAAGCTTGCTAATGAAGAACTCTCATTTAGATGAGTTGACACAGATTACAGCTCAGATTCAACAACTTCAATCAAATGATAAAACTAACAAGGATATTCAGCAGGCGATATACAAGGCCAAACAGAAGCAGTTAGCCATTCTATCTCAACTAACCGTAGCCCAGCAGACGAAAATAGCTCAGACACTATCAATGGCCATCACCAGCCAATCTGAACAAAAAGGTGTTAAAAACACACTACAGCAATTTCTTAATCTAGTAAAGCCAGATGCAGCATCTTCATCTACCAAACCACCAAGTTTGTTAGAGAAACAAGAAACTAAATCTAGCCCCATTATGGGAAGACATGCATACGACTATGACAACCAAGTGCCACCCCCAGTGTTGCCGAACATGCAAACTTTTGATTATGGCAACCAGAGCAATAAAGAGTTTGAACGTGTCGCTGTCGAGCAGTTGGACTGGGAGAAACATCATGGAGCACATCCACCACAACAGCAACCTTTAGACTATCCGAGAAGACAACACAATGATAGGTACGATGGATGGCATCCTTAA
- the LOC136248955 gene encoding uncharacterized protein: MRVLLVSLFLVLALSCQAAFVCEPNPDDLDSCGCILNTPEPFLVDLTLNDTLVAEDENGVEYYYGSCDGTGFEDCDMDAAICVVDTTGNVTLSIGNLDNVTYNVEEIEPLSMSVVYVDDQGLRAVVVVTCNDTVDNTTFVYDNQDGNIYTFRLYDANYCVPPSATSAMPTSTETPKPTSTETPKTSAIKTSHAMTHTVTPGIHSTGTPTPTTTKKPAENKDDKDRKVVLGIVLSIVGAIVVGCIVGVVVYLVWKKKKTVSYEQIPSM; encoded by the exons ATGAGGGTCTTGCTCGTGTCTCTTTTTCTTGTATTGGCGTTGTCATGCCAAGCCGCCTTCGTGTGTGAGCCCAACCCGGACGATTTGGATTCGTGTGGCTGTATACTAAATACCCCAGAGCCATTTCTCGTTGACCTAACATTGAACGACACACT AGTTGCGGAAGATGAAAATGGTGTTGAGTACTACTATGGCAGCTGCGATGGTACAGGCTTTGAAGACTGCGACATGGACGCAGCG ATTTGTGTAGTGGACACAACTGGTAATGTTACACTCAGTATTGGCAACTTGGACAATGTTACGTACAATGTGGAGGAGATTGAACCACTGAGTATGTCAGTAGTGTATGTAGATGACCAAGG ACTCAGAGCAGTTGTAGTGGTGACATGTAATGATACAGTTGATAATACAACCTTTGTGTATGACAATCAAGATGGGAATATCTAT ACCTTCCGTCTTTATGATGCAAATTATTGTGTCCCTCCTTCGGCTACATCTGCCATGCCAACCAGTACCGAGACACCAAAGCCAACCAGTACTGAGACACCAAAGACATCCGCAATCAAGACCAGTCATGCCATGACACATACTGTCACACCTGGTATTCATTCCACTGGTACTCCAACACCAACCACTACCAAGAAGCCAGCAGAGAACAAGGATGACAAAGACAGGAAAGTTGTCCTGGGTATCGTCCTATCAATAGTCGGTGCTATTGTTGTTGGATGCATTGTGGGTGTTGTTGTCTACCTTGTATGGAAGAAAAAGAAAACAGTCAGCTATGAGCAAATCCCCTCCATGTAG